GTAGTCGGTCCAGATGCCAAAAGCACTGTAAACAATAGAATGTATTTCCACCAACCTTTGACGGGGCTTTTTGTTTCCATAATCAGAAAACCACAAACTACTGAATTATTCCTACATCTGCGTCATCAATAAACTACGCAAAAATAGGCAATTGTTAGATTTAATACTATAAAAACACAATAGCATATTTTTAACAATCCTTTTCAGTAATTCCTGCGGATTTTTGCTCAAACTATAAAATTATCACGTAAATTTTTAATTCTATAAGATTTGTAATAAAATTTACCAACTTGTAGAGACGTGAAACATCACGCCTCTCGTCTTTTAGCTACTTCCAGTTTCTCAATCTTGAGGAATCACTTCTTGCCCCCGCTTGCCACTTTCGATATAATCATTAGCCGTGGCTGGTGTCTTGATAATGACTTTTGTCTTCTTTCTTTCTTTTGTAGAATAGTAAGGTGTTGCCGGAACTTCTTTTATTTCTACCTGACGTTCTTTAGTATAATAGGGTTTACTTATTACTGCCTTATTGTTTTTCTCCGAATAGTAACGATCTGCCTGAACTGAAGTAGTAGGGAAGGTGATCAACCAAACAAAACTAGCCAGCAAGACTATAGTAATTTTGCGGCGCAATTGAGTAAATATTTTCTGGTTTTTCAACATGAGGAAAATTGTCTCCTAACTCTTCATCAAATGCCTGAATGTTAGGAAAATTTCTCCTTATTTAACGTCTTCCCCTAGACTTGTTACGTATATATAAAAAGTATTAGTCATTAGTCATTAGTCATTAGTCATTAGTCATTAGTCATTAGTCATTAGTCATTAGTCATTAGTCATTTGTCATTAGTGATTAGTTGTTCGATGCACACTCCCCACACTTCCCTAAGCTATAGTCACATCTGGCGACAAGTAAACATCCTGAATTGCATGAAACAGTTTTACACCTTCCTCAAAGGGACGCTGGAAGGTTTTCCGCCCGGAAATTAAACCAGTACCGCCAGCCCGTTTATTAATCACTGCTGTACGCACAACTTGGGCTAAGTCATCTTTACCAGATGCACCACCAGAATTAATGAGTCCCGCACGTCCAGAGTAACAATTAAGCACTTGATAACGAGTTAAATCAATGGGGTGATCACTGGTCAATTCGGTGTAAACTCGTTCATCAGTTTTGCCGTAACTCTGATTAGTCGCTTTCGCTACTGCACTATAACCATGATTACATTCAGGTAACTTTTGTTTAATTATGTCCGCTTCAATGGTGACACCCAAATGGTTAGCCTGTCCGGTGAGGTCAGCCGCAAGGTGATAATCTTGGTCTTGTTTGAAAGTATTATTACGCAAATAGCACCAAAGAATTGTCACCAAACCCAGTTCATGGGCGTGTTTAAAAGCTTGGCTAACTTCCTGAATTTGTCTAGCAGATTGTTCGGAACCAAAGTAAATTGTCGCACCTACCGCCACAGCACCCAAGTTCCAAGCTTGTTCCACATCAGCAAACAATATCTGGTCATATTGATTGGGAAAAGTTAGCAGTTCGTTATGGTTGATTTTGGCTATGAAGGGGATTTTATGGGCATATTTACGCGAAACGCTCCCTAATACGCCTAAAGTCGTAGCAACAGCATTACAGCCTCCGGCTATGGCTAATTTGATAATGTTTTCGGGATCAAAATAAATCGGATTAGGCGCAAAAGATGCACCGGCTGAGTGTTCAATTCCTTGGTCTACTGGTAGAATAGACAGATAGCCAGTGTTTGCTAATCGACCATGTGAGTAAAGTTGCTGGAGATTACGCAAGACTTGGGGAGAGCGATCGCTATTTAACCAAACTCGATCTATAAAATCTGTCCCTGGTAAATGTAGTAAATCCTGAGAAACTTTGGCTTTATAGGTGAGTAAGTTTTCCCCTTCTTTACCTAACAAAGACCGGATAGAATTAGCCTCTAAAAGTGTTGTAGTCATTGAATTTTCCTCTAACTTCAGTTCATGACAAAAATCATTACTAATTCGTAATTAGTTAAATTTTCATAAATTAGCAATTTTAAATATTCTCGTCAAAAAACCACAGAACAACTCATATGTATTCCTTGTGGGAAGCATTCTGTATTTGAGAATGCGTCTACATTGAGCTTTATCTGTGGTTACAAGTAATAATTAGGATTCTTGCCATGACTCTATTTTAAATTTTCACCATACTAAGTCATATACCAAAAGACACAAATCCCAGAATTAAGAGACAAATCAAAATTTAGACCCTCTTAGCATGGCATCTATCTCTGCATGGTAGAATATGTAATTTTTAGGATTTTACAGCAGTTTTCATGTATTTAGAACACAGGCTGATATCTGTATTTCTTTCTTCCTTTGCGCCTTTGCGCCTTTGCGTGTTAGCGTAGCGGGGCGTAGCCCAATATAAAGATGTGGTTCATTTACCTGAAAATCGCGGTAATTAGGAATTAAGAATTATTAATTATTTGCTGGCATTGCTGTAATGAATGGATATCCCAAACAGAAATCCAGTTGCGACCAGCCAAACTCATACCATAGTTCCCAAGTTTAACCTGAGAACTATGGAGGCCCTTTGAATTTGGATTATATCTGACCGCTAAAGGCAGGCTTTACTTTGCGGTCAATCCTTTCCCCCAAGTCTTCAGC
The window above is part of the Nodularia spumigena CCY9414 genome. Proteins encoded here:
- a CDS encoding class I fructose-bisphosphate aldolase encodes the protein MTTTLLEANSIRSLLGKEGENLLTYKAKVSQDLLHLPGTDFIDRVWLNSDRSPQVLRNLQQLYSHGRLANTGYLSILPVDQGIEHSAGASFAPNPIYFDPENIIKLAIAGGCNAVATTLGVLGSVSRKYAHKIPFIAKINHNELLTFPNQYDQILFADVEQAWNLGAVAVGATIYFGSEQSARQIQEVSQAFKHAHELGLVTILWCYLRNNTFKQDQDYHLAADLTGQANHLGVTIEADIIKQKLPECNHGYSAVAKATNQSYGKTDERVYTELTSDHPIDLTRYQVLNCYSGRAGLINSGGASGKDDLAQVVRTAVINKRAGGTGLISGRKTFQRPFEEGVKLFHAIQDVYLSPDVTIA